A genomic region of Fibrobacter sp. UWH4 contains the following coding sequences:
- a CDS encoding TrkH family potassium uptake protein, with translation MLRSRYEAFDFVEKKAEVKKKSGNPILMIVSGYLALVSLGALLLSLPFAQREPVGILDAFFTAMSAVCVTGLSTIDISASFTPFGNWVLVLLMQAGGLGIMTISTVIILLAGMHPGFNHQSALLANYTQEGNVDAGRILKAVLPFTFGLEAIGAVIYFTQFSGMALYDRIFCSLFQAVSSFCNVGFTLFPDSLVQFQLNPLMNITTCVLALAGGFGFLAITEMRYVFDLKKRAIRKVSLHTHIATGFTLIIVLVSIAFFMFSEWSNTFEGLNFGQKLETSAFMAFTSRTAGLNTIDVPALSVGSLFFFVIIMLIGANPGSCGGGIKTTTTAVIFLLGFNRLLGRNKTQILGRTIPETTVDKAVRIFVVAIVVVVVATLVLLETEAAGNSIEQVSFLKVFFEVVSAYSTCGLSMGLTPDLSIPGRIVICLVMFVGRMGPLFLISAVAKTQEQGMWYAEEDIMVG, from the coding sequence ATGTTACGTTCTAGGTACGAAGCATTTGACTTCGTGGAAAAGAAGGCCGAAGTCAAGAAAAAGTCGGGCAACCCGATCTTGATGATCGTGTCGGGCTACCTCGCGCTGGTTTCCTTGGGAGCGCTCCTCTTGTCGCTCCCGTTTGCGCAGCGTGAACCCGTCGGCATCCTCGACGCCTTCTTCACGGCCATGTCCGCCGTATGCGTCACCGGCCTTTCCACGATCGACATCAGCGCAAGCTTCACCCCCTTCGGCAACTGGGTGCTCGTTCTCCTGATGCAGGCGGGCGGTCTTGGAATCATGACGATTTCTACCGTGATTATCTTGCTTGCGGGCATGCACCCGGGATTCAACCACCAGTCGGCACTGCTTGCGAACTACACGCAGGAAGGCAACGTCGACGCGGGCCGCATCCTGAAGGCAGTGCTTCCCTTTACCTTCGGCCTCGAGGCCATCGGCGCCGTCATCTACTTCACGCAGTTCAGCGGCATGGCCCTTTACGACCGCATTTTCTGCAGCCTTTTCCAGGCGGTCAGTTCCTTCTGTAACGTGGGCTTCACCTTGTTCCCCGATTCGCTCGTGCAATTCCAGCTGAACCCGCTCATGAACATTACCACCTGCGTGCTCGCCCTCGCGGGCGGCTTCGGCTTCCTCGCGATTACCGAAATGCGCTACGTGTTCGACCTCAAGAAACGCGCCATCCGCAAGGTGTCGTTGCATACGCACATCGCCACGGGCTTCACGCTGATTATCGTCCTCGTGAGTATCGCGTTCTTCATGTTCAGCGAATGGAGCAACACCTTCGAGGGTCTGAACTTCGGGCAGAAACTGGAAACCAGCGCCTTCATGGCGTTCACCAGCCGCACGGCAGGCCTCAATACGATCGATGTTCCCGCCCTCAGCGTGGGTTCGCTCTTCTTCTTCGTAATTATCATGCTCATCGGCGCTAACCCGGGTAGCTGCGGCGGCGGTATCAAGACCACCACAACCGCCGTGATTTTCCTGCTCGGATTCAACCGACTGCTGGGCCGCAACAAGACGCAGATCCTTGGCCGCACCATTCCCGAAACCACCGTCGACAAGGCCGTGCGAATCTTCGTGGTGGCCATCGTGGTAGTCGTGGTCGCAACGCTTGTGCTGCTTGAAACCGAAGCGGCGGGCAACTCCATCGAACAGGTATCTTTCCTCAAGGTGTTCTTCGAGGTCGTCTCGGCCTACAGCACCTGCGGACTTTCGATGGGACTGACGCCGGACCTCTCGATTCCGGGCCGCATCGTGATCTGCCTCGTGATGTTCGTCGGCCGTATGGGACCGCTGTTCCTTATCTCCGCCGTGGCAAAGACGCAGGAGCAGGGCATGTGGTACGCCGAAGAAGACATCATGGTGGGCTAA
- the aroC gene encoding chorismate synthase, translated as MSSTFGKIFSVSTWGESHGPAVGSVLDGCPAGLEISEEEIQAELNRRRPGQGKMTTARDEKDQVKILSGVFEGKTTGTPISFAVFNEDQRSHDYAEIQKWYRPGHADLCYDLKYGFRDYRGGGRSSARETIGRVAAGAVAKKLLKQVNGTEIIAWVNSIGEVDCGPVDLNTLSLEQIEESPVRCPDKEASAKMEQAVLDARANGDSIGGTVCLLVKNPPVALGEPVFDRLDALLAQAMLSIPACKGFEIGSGFASARMHGSKHNDELYFDGHRYRTRTNNAGGSLGGISNGEPIYCRMAFKPTATISQEQKTAGRGGENGTLAARGRHDPCVAVRAPVIVESMAALVLADLFLQQKRNCL; from the coding sequence ATGTCCAGCACTTTTGGTAAAATTTTTAGCGTCTCCACTTGGGGCGAATCCCACGGTCCGGCAGTAGGTTCGGTCCTGGACGGATGCCCCGCAGGTCTCGAAATCTCCGAAGAGGAAATCCAGGCGGAACTCAACCGCCGCCGCCCCGGGCAGGGCAAGATGACCACCGCCCGCGACGAGAAGGACCAGGTGAAAATCCTTTCGGGAGTCTTCGAAGGAAAGACCACCGGCACCCCGATTTCGTTTGCCGTCTTTAACGAGGACCAGCGCAGCCATGACTACGCCGAGATCCAGAAATGGTACCGACCGGGACACGCGGACCTGTGCTACGACCTCAAGTACGGGTTCAGGGACTACCGTGGCGGTGGACGCAGCTCCGCCCGCGAAACGATCGGCCGCGTAGCCGCCGGCGCCGTCGCGAAAAAGCTCTTAAAGCAGGTGAACGGCACCGAGATTATCGCCTGGGTGAATTCCATCGGCGAAGTCGACTGCGGCCCTGTGGACCTGAACACCCTCTCGCTTGAACAGATCGAAGAATCCCCCGTGCGCTGCCCCGACAAGGAAGCGAGCGCCAAGATGGAACAAGCCGTACTCGATGCACGCGCCAACGGCGACAGCATCGGCGGCACCGTATGCCTCCTGGTCAAGAATCCTCCGGTGGCGCTGGGCGAACCGGTGTTCGACCGCCTGGACGCGCTACTCGCGCAGGCGATGCTGTCGATCCCCGCCTGCAAGGGATTCGAAATCGGAAGCGGTTTCGCCTCGGCACGCATGCACGGGAGCAAGCACAACGACGAACTTTACTTTGACGGTCACCGTTACCGCACCCGCACCAACAACGCAGGTGGCAGCCTCGGCGGCATCAGCAACGGCGAGCCCATCTACTGCCGCATGGCCTTCAAGCCGACCGCCACGATCTCGCAGGAACAGAAGACCGCCGGTCGCGGTGGCGAAAACGGAACGCTCGCCGCTCGTGGACGCCACGACCCTTGCGTCGCCGTACGCGCCCCGGTGATTGTCGAAAGCATGGCCGCCCTCGTCCTTGCGGACCTGTTCTTGCAGCAAAAGAGAAACTGCCTGTAG
- a CDS encoding TrkA family potassium uptake protein: protein MASKQFVVIGLGNTGYFLARHLTALGHDVMVVDPSPEKIQDISNQVSQAVVADGTRKKQLQSLPLSKVDSVICCIGEDLQASLLTVLNLKELGVKHIIAKSSSPAHTIILEKLGVADIFHPERDMAISLAERLNRPNMLDYLPFMEGFSIVEIACPAAFLGKTLKDLSLTHKYGIQVIAIRDPLEPTPKIGNIADYVLKENDVLFVIGPNEALDKLKA, encoded by the coding sequence ATGGCTTCTAAACAATTCGTAGTAATCGGTCTCGGAAACACGGGCTATTTCTTGGCCCGCCATCTGACCGCACTTGGACACGACGTGATGGTCGTGGACCCGAGCCCCGAAAAGATCCAGGATATCTCGAACCAGGTGTCGCAGGCGGTCGTTGCCGACGGCACCCGCAAGAAGCAGCTCCAGTCGCTGCCGCTTTCCAAGGTGGACAGCGTCATCTGCTGTATCGGTGAAGACCTGCAGGCATCGCTCCTGACAGTCCTCAACCTCAAGGAACTGGGCGTGAAGCACATCATCGCAAAGTCCAGTAGTCCCGCCCATACCATTATCCTCGAAAAGCTCGGCGTGGCGGACATCTTCCATCCCGAACGCGACATGGCCATCTCGCTCGCGGAAAGGCTCAACCGCCCGAACATGCTCGACTACCTGCCGTTCATGGAAGGCTTCTCCATCGTGGAAATCGCCTGCCCGGCAGCGTTCCTCGGCAAGACCCTGAAGGACCTCTCCCTGACGCACAAGTACGGCATCCAGGTGATCGCCATCCGCGACCCGCTGGAACCCACACCCAAGATCGGTAACATCGCCGACTACGTGCTCAAGGAAAACGACGTGCTGTTCGTCATCGGCCCAAACGAGGCCCTGGACAAGCTGAAGGCGTAA
- a CDS encoding tetraacyldisaccharide 4'-kinase, producing MKSLAIVLCYRAAYLLHHAICLRPGKPLRHSRLVVVGAYRTGGAGKTPFCTWLAETLSAHEKHVAILCHEYAYDEAAMLQEHFAGTPRVKIFTTRNRYRLAHELDRTQEFDFILCDDGFEDSRLVGATTFVLLWENAPTRLCELWPLGSARSLAKDHSDHHSGRTVEIRCNGSASKIRFAIDNITNRKGEDLRSVQGSAHYRQINIFCGIGDPERLCNDIREQGIAITGTTFLKDHDRHFSDKLQRALQENPQSAFVITEKDAARLEKAPEKPFPWPDNLYIARQKTIVDETLAHRILYELLNS from the coding sequence ATGAAGAGCTTAGCCATTGTCCTCTGTTACCGTGCCGCCTACCTGTTGCATCACGCAATTTGCCTTAGGCCGGGGAAACCGCTGAGGCATTCGCGGCTTGTCGTTGTCGGAGCCTACCGCACCGGTGGCGCGGGAAAGACGCCCTTCTGCACCTGGCTTGCAGAAACACTTTCCGCGCATGAGAAACACGTCGCCATTCTCTGTCACGAATACGCCTACGACGAAGCGGCAATGCTCCAGGAACATTTTGCAGGAACTCCCCGTGTCAAAATCTTTACGACGCGCAACCGTTACCGCCTCGCCCACGAACTAGACCGCACCCAGGAATTCGACTTCATCCTCTGCGACGACGGCTTCGAAGACAGCAGGCTCGTCGGGGCGACCACCTTCGTGCTCCTCTGGGAAAATGCACCCACACGCCTCTGCGAACTGTGGCCGCTAGGAAGTGCCAGGAGCCTCGCCAAAGATCACTCCGACCACCACTCCGGCCGCACAGTCGAAATCCGCTGCAACGGCTCCGCCTCAAAAATCCGATTTGCCATAGACAACATAACAAACAGGAAAGGCGAAGACCTCCGGAGTGTTCAGGGTTCAGCGCATTACAGACAAATAAACATTTTCTGCGGAATCGGAGACCCGGAGCGCCTTTGCAACGACATCCGGGAACAGGGAATCGCCATCACGGGAACGACCTTCTTGAAGGACCACGACCGCCATTTTTCGGACAAATTGCAAAGGGCCCTGCAAGAAAATCCGCAAAGCGCCTTCGTCATTACCGAAAAAGACGCGGCGCGCCTTGAAAAAGCCCCCGAAAAGCCTTTCCCGTGGCCCGACAACCTCTATATTGCCCGCCAAAAGACCATCGTAGACGAGACCCTGGCCCATCGCATTTTGTACGAATTGTTAAATTCATAG
- a CDS encoding co-chaperone GroES family protein → MLNPLKNVVVIGDRILLKPLEASNKTGSGLYLPPSVKERDAVHTGLVVRVGPGYPIPVNQDGDEIFRNENPENVKYLPLQVKEGDEALYLHASGHEIEIDGEQYVIISQNAVLLVMRPEVPDDIDGILRD, encoded by the coding sequence ATGCTGAATCCGTTAAAGAATGTCGTGGTCATCGGTGACCGTATCCTTCTCAAGCCCCTGGAAGCTTCCAACAAGACCGGAAGCGGTTTGTACCTGCCACCGAGCGTGAAGGAGCGCGATGCCGTGCATACGGGCCTGGTGGTGCGCGTGGGGCCGGGTTACCCGATTCCCGTGAACCAGGACGGCGACGAAATTTTCCGCAACGAAAATCCCGAAAACGTGAAGTACTTGCCCTTGCAGGTCAAGGAAGGCGACGAGGCCCTCTACCTGCACGCGAGCGGTCATGAAATTGAAATCGACGGCGAACAGTACGTGATTATTTCGCAGAACGCCGTGCTTTTGGTGATGCGCCCCGAAGTCCCCGACGATATCGACGGGATCCTTAGGGATTAG